In the Candidatus Electrothrix rattekaaiensis genome, one interval contains:
- a CDS encoding phosphate/phosphite/phosphonate ABC transporter substrate-binding protein, with product MKKRALFLFGLFGLLCCLCSSASAENYLLSMPPLFSAEQMTAMLHPLAARLSEETGNDIRLLIAKNVDQYTAEVLHGNIVIGYENPSIYVNISNVHEAIASAVTAQHDTLSRGIIISRPESGISGIEDLKGKKIMIVSRESAGGFLSQKLTLKEKDIDVERDCQLTEAANHSEENVIISVSIGDVDAGFISEYALHKADQYITPGSITSVAKTAPLPNWVVSISRKMPQIQKDDLQKALLGLLPGDPALKAMRVSAFKSASDADYDIIRDIIE from the coding sequence ATGAAAAAAAGAGCTCTTTTTCTGTTTGGTCTATTTGGTCTGCTTTGCTGCCTTTGTTCTTCGGCTTCAGCAGAAAACTATCTCCTCTCGATGCCACCACTTTTTTCTGCTGAGCAAATGACAGCGATGCTGCACCCTCTTGCAGCTCGACTCAGCGAAGAAACAGGAAATGATATTAGGCTACTAATCGCAAAGAACGTTGATCAATATACGGCAGAAGTATTACACGGCAACATAGTTATAGGCTATGAAAATCCCTCTATTTATGTGAACATATCCAATGTACATGAAGCGATAGCCAGTGCGGTGACAGCACAACACGATACCCTTTCCAGGGGGATTATTATCAGTCGGCCCGAGTCAGGTATTTCAGGCATTGAGGATCTCAAGGGAAAAAAAATCATGATCGTCAGTCGAGAGTCGGCAGGAGGATTTTTATCGCAAAAATTAACTCTAAAAGAAAAAGATATTGATGTTGAACGGGATTGCCAGCTGACTGAAGCTGCCAATCATAGTGAAGAAAATGTTATTATTTCTGTGAGTATTGGTGACGTTGACGCCGGTTTTATCAGTGAATATGCCCTGCATAAGGCGGATCAATATATTACTCCGGGCTCTATTACTTCTGTGGCCAAGACTGCTCCACTTCCGAACTGGGTTGTCTCTATAAGTCGTAAGATGCCCCAGATACAGAAAGATGACCTCCAAAAGGCTCTCCTCGGTTTGCTTCCGGGGGATCCGGCACTTAAGGCCATGAGGGTCTCCGCTTTTAAATCGGCGTCAGATGCTGATTATGATATTATCCGTGATATTATTGAGTAA
- a CDS encoding Fic family protein, which produces MKVTERKYLAAYSRIIGSQIKDLLTRFDFSEENGQFEYLTKASAVYSSNIEGNSVDLNSYMNYELSQTNSKPGKEIEEIENLIAAYGFAQQNALTEATLLHCHKIFSETFLIKSKRGVYRVEPVGVFGKTGMAYLAVEPEFIGKEMETFFSGIAELIATSLTTEEIFYFAALLHLRFAHIHPFRDGNGRAARLLEKWFLAEKLGQQFWKIPSEQYYKEHQPEYYAVIHLGINFYELDYGRCLDFLVMLPECLL; this is translated from the coding sequence ATGAAAGTTACGGAAAGAAAATATCTTGCCGCCTATTCACGCATCATAGGAAGTCAGATTAAAGACCTGCTCACCCGATTTGACTTTTCAGAAGAAAACGGGCAATTCGAGTACCTGACCAAAGCTTCCGCTGTCTATTCCTCAAACATAGAAGGCAACAGCGTTGATTTGAATTCGTACATGAATTATGAGCTGAGCCAGACAAACTCCAAGCCGGGAAAAGAGATTGAAGAGATAGAAAACCTCATTGCAGCCTACGGCTTTGCTCAACAAAATGCCTTAACAGAGGCGACTCTGCTCCATTGCCACAAGATATTTTCTGAAACATTTCTGATAAAGAGTAAGAGAGGAGTGTACAGAGTTGAGCCTGTGGGCGTGTTTGGCAAAACAGGTATGGCCTACTTGGCCGTAGAACCTGAATTTATCGGGAAGGAAATGGAGACCTTCTTCAGCGGTATTGCTGAACTCATCGCCACGTCATTGACGACGGAAGAAATCTTTTATTTTGCCGCCCTGCTCCATTTGCGCTTTGCCCATATTCATCCCTTTAGAGACGGCAACGGAAGAGCGGCACGGCTGCTGGAAAAATGGTTCCTCGCGGAAAAGCTCGGACAGCAATTCTGGAAGATACCGTCTGAGCAGTATTATAAAGAGCATCAGCCAGAATACTATGCAGTAATACATCTGGGCATCAACTTTTACGAACTTGATTATGGCAGGTGCCTTGATTTCTTGGTGATGCTGCCAGAATGTTTACTCTAA
- a CDS encoding diaminopimelate decarboxylase: MNSRQYTTWWQRQDLCYRDGQLFFADRAVRQLAAQFGSRSFVYSFARVQENLNRLRQALDEAKLAGGFSVLYAMKANRFVPLLTRLEETGLCGIDACSPSEVELAVSCGFRPSDISFTAGNLSRADYEQLAPYDGLFMDCDSLHAIRTWAKYKPGAKIGLRINPAAGVNREANSTLQYAGNKVTKFGIYQEQFDEALATAADCGLTISKIHFHTGCGYLTPQLEQLEAVIERCMCFIKRCDKLEKVNMGGGLGVPHNAFDQPLDLYQWAKVLKKHFSGTGLHLEVEPGEYLLKDAGLLLLEKTMIEKKKDTLFLGVDGGFNLAPEPAYYQLPLQPVPLELGNGQFMPMRVVGNINEAIDVWYDESWMPDMAGQEYLALINAGAYSSSMASNHCMRGQFKEFLLT; the protein is encoded by the coding sequence ATGAACAGCAGGCAGTACACTACTTGGTGGCAGAGACAGGATCTCTGCTACCGGGACGGACAACTCTTTTTTGCGGATCGGGCAGTCAGGCAGCTGGCTGCCCAGTTCGGTTCACGGTCCTTTGTCTACTCCTTTGCCCGAGTGCAAGAAAACCTGAACCGACTTCGACAGGCCCTGGATGAGGCAAAGCTGGCAGGCGGCTTTTCGGTCTTGTATGCCATGAAGGCCAATCGCTTTGTCCCGCTGCTGACCCGACTTGAGGAAACAGGTCTCTGCGGTATTGATGCCTGTTCCCCGAGCGAGGTCGAATTGGCAGTCAGTTGCGGATTCAGGCCCTCTGACATTTCCTTTACTGCGGGCAACCTGTCCCGCGCTGATTATGAACAGCTCGCCCCTTATGATGGGCTGTTTATGGATTGCGATTCCCTGCATGCGATCCGAACCTGGGCAAAGTATAAGCCCGGTGCAAAGATCGGTCTACGGATCAATCCGGCTGCCGGGGTAAACCGCGAGGCCAACAGCACCCTGCAATATGCGGGCAACAAGGTCACCAAGTTCGGGATCTATCAGGAGCAGTTCGACGAGGCCCTGGCAACAGCTGCGGACTGCGGACTGACGATCAGTAAGATCCATTTTCACACGGGCTGCGGCTATCTCACGCCCCAGCTTGAGCAGCTGGAGGCGGTCATAGAACGTTGTATGTGCTTTATAAAACGCTGTGACAAGCTGGAAAAGGTGAATATGGGCGGAGGACTCGGTGTTCCCCATAATGCCTTTGATCAACCCCTTGATTTGTATCAATGGGCCAAGGTGCTGAAAAAACATTTCAGCGGCACCGGCCTTCATCTGGAGGTGGAACCGGGAGAATACCTGCTCAAGGATGCGGGCCTGCTGCTGCTGGAGAAAACCATGATTGAGAAAAAGAAAGACACCCTCTTTCTCGGGGTTGATGGGGGATTTAACTTGGCACCGGAACCGGCCTATTATCAACTCCCCCTGCAACCGGTTCCTCTGGAGCTGGGTAACGGGCAGTTCATGCCGATGCGGGTGGTCGGCAATATCAACGAGGCTATTGATGTGTGGTATGACGAGTCCTGGATGCCCGACATGGCCGGACAGGAGTATCTGGCCCTGATCAATGCGGGTGCCTATTCGTCCTCAATGGCTTCAAATCATTGTATGCGCGGTCAGTTTAAGGAGTTTTTGCTGACCTGA
- a CDS encoding SET domain-containing protein-lysine N-methyltransferase: MIYPKEFGINPLYPQAADFERIYKDELSGSGIITKRYFAQGDLLAMVTGEEVSEIFQHTLQIAPDRHLYDPYFSGYFLHSCSPNISLDMERRTVTALCDIEPGSYLYMDYAETEDVLFKQFPCSCGSPNCRLWITGRKEGDSVAHAIAQGNPAGLMTAVHCAGEG, from the coding sequence ATGATTTATCCAAAAGAATTTGGGATCAATCCCCTGTATCCGCAAGCTGCCGACTTTGAACGCATCTACAAAGATGAGCTTTCAGGTTCAGGTATCATCACCAAGAGATATTTTGCTCAGGGTGATTTGCTGGCAATGGTAACAGGAGAAGAGGTGTCGGAAATTTTCCAGCATACTCTTCAGATTGCGCCGGATCGCCATCTGTATGACCCTTATTTTTCAGGATACTTTCTTCATTCCTGTTCACCGAATATTTCACTTGATATGGAAAGACGGACAGTAACCGCTCTTTGCGATATCGAGCCGGGCAGCTATCTCTATATGGATTATGCTGAAACGGAAGATGTTCTCTTTAAACAGTTTCCCTGCTCCTGCGGCAGCCCGAACTGCCGTTTATGGATCACAGGTCGAAAGGAAGGCGACAGCGTTGCACACGCTATCGCCCAAGGAAACCCTGCCGGACTCATGACCGCAGTTCATTGCGCAGGCGAGGGCTGA
- a CDS encoding AAA family ATPase — MLQTLYVHNFRCLENFTLDTKELSSFLLIGKNGSGKSTISRVLEVFQSIGRGINRIRDIVSENDFSRGRSNVPIRFVLEILLEDTLYQYELALELPENFKELRIAEERLSVAGKPIYSRKQAEVLIHTPHKEVSFFVDWHLVALPIIQEQSASDPLHIFKTWLSRMIILAPVPSIITGESSGETLFPIRNGSNFGEWISGLFSRYPAAYMHVDKYLRKLMPDMQDFQNEHIGKDAKNMIVRFNENNTATLCIDFKNLSDGEKCFFLCAALLAANKFYSPLFCFWDEPDSYLSLAEVGHFITELRRTFEGGTSQILMTSHNPEAIRKFSSENTFFLDRKSHLEPTLIKRLSDLRLDGDLIDTLICGDLEL; from the coding sequence ATGCTGCAAACACTTTACGTACATAACTTCAGGTGCTTAGAAAACTTCACCCTGGATACGAAGGAACTCTCCTCTTTTCTTTTAATAGGAAAAAACGGTTCCGGAAAATCAACGATTTCCCGTGTGCTTGAAGTGTTCCAGTCCATCGGGAGAGGAATCAACAGAATTCGGGATATTGTCTCGGAAAATGATTTCTCTCGTGGACGTTCCAACGTTCCAATCAGATTCGTCCTGGAAATTCTGCTTGAAGATACGCTGTACCAATATGAACTTGCCTTGGAACTGCCGGAAAATTTCAAAGAGCTTAGGATTGCCGAGGAGCGGCTGTCTGTTGCAGGCAAACCAATCTATTCCCGAAAGCAGGCCGAAGTGCTCATTCATACCCCCCACAAAGAAGTAAGCTTCTTCGTGGATTGGCATCTTGTCGCCCTGCCGATCATTCAGGAACAATCAGCGTCTGATCCGCTGCATATTTTCAAGACGTGGCTTTCGCGCATGATCATCCTGGCACCGGTGCCGAGTATTATTACCGGTGAGTCAAGCGGTGAAACATTATTTCCAATACGAAACGGTTCAAATTTCGGCGAATGGATTTCCGGATTATTCAGCCGTTATCCTGCCGCCTATATGCATGTTGACAAATATCTCCGAAAACTCATGCCTGATATGCAGGATTTCCAGAATGAACATATCGGCAAAGACGCAAAGAACATGATCGTTCGTTTCAATGAAAACAACACGGCAACATTATGTATTGACTTTAAAAATCTATCTGACGGCGAAAAATGTTTTTTTCTTTGCGCCGCGTTATTGGCCGCTAACAAGTTCTATAGCCCGCTGTTCTGCTTTTGGGATGAACCGGACAGTTATCTTTCTCTTGCTGAAGTAGGACATTTCATTACTGAACTGAGACGGACCTTTGAAGGAGGAACAAGCCAGATACTCATGACGTCGCATAACCCGGAGGCTATACGAAAATTCTCAAGCGAAAATACTTTTTTTCTGGACAGAAAAAGCCATCTTGAACCGACACTGATCAAAAGGCTTTCCGACCTCCGGTTGGATGGGGATCTCATTGACACCCTGATCTGCGGAGATCTCGAACTATGA
- a CDS encoding radical SAM protein, with the protein MHYQGNIIRPPSEANAIILQITVGCSHNRCTFCGAYRAPEQQFHIKDDRTIDEDIAFAAQYCRRQKTVFLADGDALVIPQKKLLHLCQKIRSELPWVRRISLYANCRNILKRSVQELVELKQAGVGRIYMGLETGCEQVLEEIRKGATACEMIKAGQRVREAGIFLSVTCLLGIGGTQYSRQHAEDTAAVLNKMQPNQVAVLTLMLLENTELGQAAAAGSFYLPDQVGLFQELRTLLAGLGSFRCQFQANHASNYFALDGRLPKDHEAFLAIIDQALSGAVALKPEGLRAL; encoded by the coding sequence ATGCACTACCAAGGCAATATCATCCGTCCTCCCAGCGAGGCCAACGCTATTATTCTTCAAATCACGGTGGGCTGCTCGCATAACCGTTGCACCTTCTGCGGGGCCTATCGTGCTCCTGAACAACAGTTCCATATAAAGGACGACCGCACCATTGATGAGGACATAGCCTTTGCGGCCCAGTATTGTCGTCGGCAAAAGACCGTCTTCCTTGCGGATGGAGATGCCTTAGTCATCCCGCAAAAAAAGCTGCTCCATCTCTGTCAAAAAATACGCTCAGAACTCCCTTGGGTACGTCGTATCAGCCTTTATGCCAATTGCCGGAATATTCTCAAACGCTCTGTACAAGAACTGGTGGAGCTGAAACAGGCCGGTGTGGGCCGTATTTACATGGGTCTGGAGACCGGCTGTGAACAGGTATTGGAGGAAATCAGAAAAGGAGCAACTGCCTGTGAGATGATCAAGGCAGGCCAGAGAGTACGGGAAGCCGGGATTTTTCTTTCTGTCACTTGCCTGCTGGGTATAGGGGGAACCCAATATTCCCGGCAACATGCCGAAGACACCGCAGCAGTCTTGAACAAAATGCAACCAAACCAGGTTGCTGTGCTTACCCTGATGCTGTTAGAAAATACAGAATTAGGGCAAGCAGCCGCCGCAGGTTCTTTTTATCTCCCGGATCAAGTCGGATTATTCCAGGAACTCCGCACCCTGCTTGCAGGCTTAGGAAGTTTCCGCTGCCAATTCCAAGCTAATCATGCCTCCAATTATTTCGCCCTGGACGGACGCCTGCCCAAGGACCATGAAGCCTTTCTTGCCATCATTGACCAAGCTCTCTCAGGAGCTGTTGCGTTAAAACCAGAAGGGTTACGCGCTCTGTAG
- the rlmN gene encoding 23S rRNA (adenine(2503)-C(2))-methyltransferase RlmN, translating into MTSEQTKTDLKNLTQDELVEYVESLGQPGFRGRQILAWIYKPGITDFEEMTDLAKTFRAVLADHAWMSRFVDPITEISQDGAVKFGFRLDDGLMIESVLIPEEDRNTLCVSSQAGCAMGCRFCVTGSMGFQRNLTRAEIVNQVCAVGDWMREHEEHCPKQELTNIVFMGMGEPLANMNNLLASLSLLTEQRGLDFAARRITVSTCGLVPQMLELGRQSSVNLAVSLHAADNATRSCLMPVNDRWPIEELLTACKEYPGKKRQRIMFEYTLFAGINDSDEDAHRLAGLLREVPCKINLLSVNKGEGDEFISPSSDRILSFQEILRQENYTVFIRQSRGADISAACGQLAGKVANKVGGIC; encoded by the coding sequence ATGACATCTGAACAAACCAAGACCGATTTAAAAAACTTAACCCAAGATGAACTGGTCGAGTATGTGGAATCCCTGGGGCAACCCGGCTTTCGCGGTCGCCAGATCCTGGCCTGGATCTATAAACCCGGCATTACTGACTTTGAGGAGATGACCGATCTGGCCAAAACGTTTCGCGCCGTGTTGGCTGATCATGCTTGGATGAGCAGGTTTGTTGATCCAATCACAGAAATTTCCCAGGACGGGGCTGTTAAATTCGGTTTTCGGCTAGATGACGGTTTGATGATTGAATCGGTTCTGATTCCCGAAGAGGATCGTAATACCCTTTGCGTTTCCTCGCAGGCTGGCTGCGCTATGGGCTGCCGTTTCTGTGTGACCGGCAGTATGGGCTTTCAGCGCAACCTGACCCGTGCGGAAATTGTCAATCAGGTCTGTGCGGTGGGGGACTGGATGCGGGAACATGAGGAGCACTGCCCGAAACAGGAGTTGACCAATATCGTGTTCATGGGCATGGGCGAGCCTTTAGCGAATATGAACAACCTGCTCGCAAGCCTCTCCCTGCTCACGGAGCAACGAGGGCTGGATTTTGCCGCCCGAAGGATCACGGTCTCCACCTGCGGACTCGTGCCGCAGATGCTGGAGCTGGGCAGACAAAGCAGCGTCAATCTGGCGGTCTCCCTCCATGCGGCGGATAACGCCACCAGAAGCTGCCTCATGCCGGTTAATGACCGCTGGCCCATTGAGGAACTGTTAACAGCCTGCAAGGAATATCCGGGCAAAAAACGGCAGCGGATCATGTTTGAATACACCCTGTTTGCAGGAATCAATGATTCTGATGAGGATGCGCACAGGCTCGCCGGTTTACTCAGGGAGGTCCCCTGTAAGATTAACCTGCTCTCTGTGAACAAGGGGGAAGGTGATGAATTTATCAGCCCGTCCAGTGACCGTATTCTGAGCTTTCAGGAGATACTGCGGCAGGAAAACTACACTGTCTTTATTCGTCAGAGCAGAGGAGCGGATATATCAGCGGCCTGCGGCCAATTGGCAGGTAAGGTCGCAAACAAAGTGGGGGGTATTTGTTGA